A single region of the Nicotiana sylvestris chromosome 6, ASM39365v2, whole genome shotgun sequence genome encodes:
- the LOC104232362 gene encoding myb family transcription factor MPH1-like, whose amino-acid sequence MQIFLMFISKKMRDIRQYKKSLAPRLRWTPQLHELFIQSVESLGGRNKATPKRILQKMDIKGLKISHVKSHLQMHRNMKEQPSLHVVMPDFNLFSTLLVSKRLSSKQKECGSQFSRKERNSSDQNGENIHYNDYREEEGSISSGMTKEEEQYCEKERNFWPVDNHNFFDSTMENTHINLDLSLS is encoded by the exons ATGCAAATATTCTTAATGTTTATCTCTAAAAAAATGAGGGATATCAGACAATACAAGAAATCTTTAGCTCCACGTTTAAGATGGACTCCACAACTTCATGAGCTCTTCATTCAATCTGTTGAAAGCCTTGGTGGAAGAAACA AAGCAACTCCAAAGAGAATTCTGCAGAAGATGGACATAAAGGGATTGAAGATTTCTCATGTTAAGAGCCATCTCCAG ATGCATAGAAACATGAAGGAGCAACCCAGCCTCCATGTTGTAATGCCAGATTTCAATTTGTTTTCGACACT GCTTGTGTCTAAAAGATTGAGCAGTAAGCAGAAAGAATGTGGAAGCCAATTCTCTCGCAAAGAAAGAAATTCATCTGACCAAAATGGTGAAAATATTCATTACAATGACTACCGG gaagaagaaggaagtatAAGTAGTGGAATGACAAAGGAGGAGGAACAATACTGTGAAAAGGAGAGAAATTTTTGGCCTGTGGATAATCATAATTTTTTTGACTCTACTATGGAAAACACTCACATTAACCTAGATTTATCTCTCTCTTAA